One Narcine bancroftii isolate sNarBan1 chromosome 3, sNarBan1.hap1, whole genome shotgun sequence DNA window includes the following coding sequences:
- the LOC138756881 gene encoding golgin subfamily A member 6-like protein 22: MAGEEKVEAGEEKVEAGEEKVEAGEEKVEAGEEKVEAGEEKVEAGEEKVEAGEEKVEAGEEKVEAGEEKVEAGEEKVEAGEEKVEAGEEKVEAGEEKVEAGEEKVEAGEEKVEAGEEKVEAGEEKVEAGEEKVEAGEEKVEAGEEKVEAGEEKVEAGEEKVEAGEEKVEAGEEKVEAGEEKVEAGEEKVGGRFRMCLANSPQCSWCTISQGPCSLWVTYQICSVVDFAAVSGTD, translated from the exons ATGGCTGGCGAGGAGAAAGTGGAGGCTGGCGAGGAGAAAGTGGAGGCTGGCGAGGAGAAAGTGGAGGCTGGCGAGGAGAAAGTGGAGGCTGGCGAGGAGAAAGTGGAGGCTGGCGAGGAGAAAGTGGAGGCTGGCGAGGAGAAAGTGGAGGCTGGCGAGGAGAAAGTGGAGGCTGGCGAGGAGAAAGTGGAGGCTGGCGAGGAGAAAGTGGAGGCTGGCGAGGAGAAAGTGGAGGCTGGCGAGGAGAAAGTGGAGGCTGGCGAGGAGAAAGTGGAGGCTGGCGAGGAGAAAGTGGAGGCTGGCGAGGAGAAAGTGGAGGCTGGCGAGGAGAAAGTGGAGGCTGGCGAGGAGAAAGTGGAGGCTGGCGAGGAGAAAGTGGAGGCTGGCGAGGAGAAAGTGGAGGCTGGCGAGGAGAAAGTGGAGGCTGGCGAGGAGAAAGTGGAGGCTGGCGAGGAGAAAGTGGAGGCTGGCGAGGAGAAAGTGGAGGCTGGCGAGGAGAAAGTGGAGGCTGGCGAGGAGAAAGTGGAGGCTGGCGAGGAGAAAGTGGAGGCTGGCGAGGAGAAAGTGGGGGGACGATTCCGAATGTGCCTGGCAAACAGCCCGCAATGCTCCTGGTGTACTATCAGTCAG ggACCGTGTAGCCTCTGGGTCACCTACCAGATCTGCTCAGTGGTGGATTTTGCTGCAGTATCAGGGACAGATTGA
- the LOC138756882 gene encoding WD repeat domain phosphoinositide-interacting protein 4-like: protein MNSFVAKSPDNTKEDGGAGGVKKTGWLQKDFGQDSRQRSEFVTRDNTRGLCDLCPSIEKQLLVFPGHKCGNLQIVDLLNTKPGVSSAPFTINAHQSEIACIALNQHGSVVASASRKGILIRPFDTQTKEMLVELRSGTDPATLYCINFSHNSFLYASSDKGYVHIFALKDTSLNWRSTLAQVGKVGPVIGQYVDSQWSLASFTVLAECACICAFGKNSSKNVNSVRAVCVDGTFHKYVFSPDGNCNREAFDVYQDICDDDDF, encoded by the exons ATGAACAGCTTCGTGGCCAAGTCTCCAGACAATACGAAGGAAGATGGAGGGGCAGGTGGTGTCAAGAAAACAGGGTGGTTGCAGAAGGACTTTGGTCAGGATAGCAGGCagagaagtg aatttgtcaCTCGGGACAACACCAGAG GCCTGTGTGACCTGTGCCCCAGCATCGAGAAGCAGCTCCTAGTCTTCCCTGGACACAAGTGTGGCAACCTTCAGATCGTG GACTTGTTGAACACAAAGCCAGGCGTCTCGTCAGCACCCTTCACCATCAACGCCCACCAGAGTGAGATTGCCTGCATCGCCCTGAACCAGCACGGCAGCGTTGTCGCATCTGCCTCCAGGAAG GGCATTCTCATCCGCCCCTTCGACACACAGACCAAGGAGATGTTGGTGGAGCTGCGGAGTGGAACCGATCCCGCAACCCTGTACTG CATCAACTTCAGCCATAACTCCTTCCTCTATGCCTCCAGTGACAAGGGCTACGTGCACATCTTTGCCCTCAAGGACACCAGTCTGAATTGGCGTTCAAC GCTGGCCCAGGTGGGCAAGGTGGGGCCGGTGATTGGGCAGTACGTGGACTCGCAGTGGAGCCTGGCCAGCTTCACTGTGCTGGCAGAGTGTGCCTGCATCTGTGCCTTTGGCAAAAACAGCTCCAAGAATGTCAACTCTGTCAGag CGGTCTGTGTGGATGGAACATTCCACAAGTATGTCTTCAGCCCCGACGGAAATTGCAACAGGGAAGCCTTCGACGTCTACCAGGACATTTGTGATGACGATGACTTCTGA